A region from the Salvia miltiorrhiza cultivar Shanhuang (shh) unplaced genomic scaffold, IMPLAD_Smil_shh fragScaff_scaffold_61, whole genome shotgun sequence genome encodes:
- the LOC131003053 gene encoding uncharacterized protein LOC131003053 translates to MFFRKSNSSHDGESVEQQHERKFQELKASLGPLSGRSQQYCSDACLKRYLEARSWNVEKSKKMLEESLRWRSSFKPEEIRWNEVAIEGETGKVFRANFHDRHGRTVLILRPGLQNTTSLDNQMKHLVYLIENAILNLPEGQEQMAWLIDFTGWSLSNNVPIKSARDTVNILQNHYPERLAVAFLYSPPRIFEAFWKIVKYFLDPKTFQKVRFVYPKNKDSVEIMRSYFDVENLPTEFGGNATLQYDHEEFSRQMAKDDVKSAKLWGLEKHHPNGLMGAEVAPEPESLAPPAS, encoded by the exons ATGTTTTTCCGCAAGAGCAATTCCTCTCATGATGGTGAGAGTGTCGAGCAGCAGCATGAGCGCAag TTCCAAGAGCTCAAGGCGTCTCTGGGACCATTGTCAGGTCGCAGTCAGCAGTATTGCTCTGATGCATGTTTGAAGAGATATCTGGAAGCTCGGAGCTGGAATGTAGAAAAATCAAAGAAGATGTTGGAAGAGTCGCTGAGATGGAGATCAAGTTTTAAACCTGAAGAAATCCGTTGG AATGAAGTTGCTATTGAAGGTGAGACTGGGAAAGTATTCAGAGCTAACTTTCATGATCGACATGGTAGGACTGTTCTTATACTGAGACCAGGATTGCAG AATACAACATCATTGGATAATCAGATGAAACATCTTGTTTATCTCATTGAGAACGCCATACTAAATCTTCCAGAAGGGCAGGAGCAGATGGCGTGGTTGATTGACTTTACAGGTTGGTCTTTAAGCAACAACGTCCCTATTAAGTCTGCAAGAGATACTGTCAACATACTACAAAATCATTACCCTGAGAGACTAGCCGTGGCGTTTCTGTACAGCCCCCCTCGCATTTTTGAAGCATTTTGGaag ATTGTTAAGTACTTCTTGGATCCAAAAACGTTCCAGAAGGTGAGATTTGTATACCCAAAGAACAAGGACAGCGTAGAAATCATGAGGTCGTATTTTGATGTTGAGAATCTCCCGACTGAGTTTGGAGGCAACGCTACACTGCAGTACGACCATGAGGAGTTTTCAAGGCAAATGGCAAAGGACGACGTGAAATCTGCCAAGCTGTGGGGTCTGGAGAAGCACCACCCTAATGGTTTAATGGGAGCAGAGGTGGCTCCGGAGCCAGAGTCCCttgctcctccagcgagctaa
- the LOC131003056 gene encoding agglutinin-like codes for MGMPLGHGHQWSFKPKDGAIKKIIVGCGWIIDSLMFKADHYSAKFGSPGGFVKIRIDYPSEFLIGISGTYGKGEHMSDNVCTLTFHTNKNQYGPFGSKPGPTPFSLIANGAAVMGFHGRCGQYVEAIGLYIKPLSSLSTELKKQPSQNASSCVPRFLLPPRSAAAMGGNGGRDWDDGVFAAVKGVHVCVRVDTGVLSAVRFSYLKNDGSAFLSPFHGGYCEGDVHLKEVSISKTVVFCEEDEYLIGVDGFNGVAEGSNVVTSLSFMTNKGRYGPLGAEIGTYFTSMNSGECSRKVVGFHGRCGAYLDAIGLHTQYF; via the exons ATGGGGATGCCACTCGGACACGGCCATCAATGGAGCTTCAAACCCAAAGATGGCGCTATCAAAAAGATTATCGTAGGCTGCGGTTGGATTATCGATTCCCTTATGTTTAAGGCGGACCATTACTCCGCCAAATTCGGCAGCCCGGGTGGCTTTGTCAAG ATCAGAATCGATTACCCTTCAGAATTTCTGATTGGAATAAGTGGGACGTATGGGAAAGGCGAGCATATGTCCGACAATGTCTGCACCCTTACCTTTCACACTAATAAAAATCAATACGGACCATTTGGATCCAAACCCGGGCCCACCCCTTTTTCGTTGATCGCAAACGGCGCTGCGGTAATGGGATTTCACGGCCGTTGCGGCCAATATGTGGAAGCCATTGGGCTTTACATTAAGCCTCTTTCTTCGCTTTCTACTGAGCTCAAGAAACAGCCTTCCCAGAATGCTTCCAGTTGCGTTCCCCGTTTTCTCCTGCCGCCGCGCAGTGCGGCAGCGATGGGCGGAAACGGCGGCCGGGATTGGGACGATGGCGTTTTCGCCGCCGTGAAAGGCGTCCACGTGTGCGTGCGCGTGGATACGGGCGTCCTATCCGCCGTCCGATTCAGCTACCTTAAGAATGATGGTTCGGCTTTTCTGTCTCCATTTCATGGGGGTTATTGTGAAGGGGATGTGCACTTGAAGGAAGTGAGCATTTCGAAGACG GTTGTGTTTTGCGAGGAAGATGAATACCTAATTGGTGTTGATGGATTCAATGGAGTGGCGGAGGGCTCAAATGTGGTGACGTCATTGAGCTTTATGACAAATAAGGGCAGATACGGCCCTCTGGGTGCTGAAATCGGCACATATTTCACGTCCATGAATTCCGGTGAGTGCAGCAGAAAGGTGGTGGGGTTCCATGGGCGTTGCGGTGCATATCTGGATGCTATCGGCCTGCACACCCAGTATTTCTGA
- the LOC131003055 gene encoding putative F-box protein At1g67623: MTRYPKKNKVVSLIDTIPRELTTDILSRVSASSVADISSIKLSCKGLREIAEDEDVYRHSCLDKFPIVRWTPLCDKQQKFLNKCIQSANPEISYREALLDFFYKTEIGSACENLDKAVKSGHVGALYVSCIVFLFSGDDRLKREGVKLISKMKSIGYLKRKLRLCRGKLKEELRQMWVKNPLLREPPIICNAHRRCYRRANKWADEEEEEDDCEACAADRELELISIAFKF; encoded by the exons ATGACAAGATATCCCAAGAAAAATAAAGTAGTTTCATTAATCGACACTATTCCTCGTGAATTAACAACTGATATTTTATCACGAGTATCAGCATCTTCTGTAGCCGATATCTCTAGCATTAAACTAAG TTGTAAGGGATTAAGAGAAATTGCGGAAGATGAAGACGTGTACCGACATTCGTGTTTAGACAAATTTCCAATAGTAAGATGGACTCCATTATGCGACAAGCAACAAAAATTTCTCAACAAGTGCATACAAAGCGCCAATCCTGAAATTTCCTATAGGGAAGCACTG TTGGATTTTTTCTACAAGACAGAAATTGGATCAGCTTGTGAGAACTTGGACAAGGCCGTGAAATCCGGCCACGTAGGAGCTCTATATGTTAGTTGCATTGTTTTTCTCTTCAGTGGCGATGATCGATTGAAACGGGAGGGGGTTAAGTTGATTAGCAAAATGAAGAGTATTGGATATTTAAAGAGAAAATTGAGGTTGTGCCGCGGAAAACTGAAGGAGGAATTGAGACAAATGTGGGTGAAGAATCCGCTTTTGAGAGAGCCGCCCATAATTTGTAACGCACACCGTCGCTGCTACCGACGGGCAAATAAATGGGCCGAcgaggaagaagaggaagacgaTTGCGAAGCTTGTGCTGCGGATAGAGAACTTGAGCTCATTTCCAttgcttttaaattttaa